aaagatttaaccttaaaagaaaaaaaaccaaaacaaaacaacccacaCTATTCACTAGGTTTGGCAAGGAGACTTCTGGTTTTAGGTCTGAAAGGCACAAACTAGTGGAATTCATGGGAAATATCCCATTAGGAGAACAAGTCAAAGGAACAagtctcctctccttccccagctgtcCCTACTGGACTCTCAGGGGATCAAACACCTCAGACAGGGCCTCTGTGCTTCCAGCTTAAGGCAAAGCCTCCAGGTTTCTGGAGAAGGTTTTCTTCAAGAGTTTGAACTCAAAAGCACAACCTCCACAGCTGAACCACACCACAGCCATGCAGACAAGTCTAAGAGGTGTTTACCTTTCCAGGGAGAACACTCCATACTTACCTCAGCTGACTCCCTGCTGTCCTCCCGCTCCTGCTTCTCAGTTTTGATCTCTTTGGCAGGAGCAGAGATCTTCAGGCTGGCTGGCAGGACAATGTTGTCTGTTCCCAGAGCTTTAGCAGCATTGGCTTTTGCAATTTCCAGGAGTTCCCTCTTGTCTAGAagagaaaggaatgaaaaaaagacaAGTGCTTTGTCTCACGTTAAAATCCACACGTACCTACTCAAGCCTAAAACCTGCAGGTTCTGCACCAACAGGGACCAATTCCCCCGTGCCAACGACCTTAAGAACGTTTTTTATCAAACACACTTCTCCAACCCCGCCGAGCTTTTCTTTCACTCCCGCTTTACAAACCAACCCCGCCCAAACCAACCCCACCCCACACAAAGAAAAGCCCCAAAAGCAGCCCCAGGTACCTTTCTCACTGAGGTGCAGAGGCGAGCGGctgcgggagcgggagcggctcCTCCAGCTGCGGTACGCCTCGGGGTAGATGGTTCTGCCGAAGCCGTAGTAGCGCCGGCcgcgggagcgggagcggctccgggaGTAGGAGCGCCGGTAACAGCcccgggaacgggaacgggagcGGTGCCGCGGGTAGCGGTGCCGGTAGTGCCGGGATCGGTAGCGGCTGCGGTAGCGCCGGTAACCGCGGGAGCGCGAGCGGGACCGGGAATAGGAACGGGAGCAGCGGCGGGAGCGCCGCGCACGGGAACGAGAGCGGGAGCGGCTCCAGCTGCGGGAGGAgcggctggaggagctgctggagctggaagtGCGGGAGGAGCGGCTGGAGGAGCGGGCCGGGGATCCCCTCTGCTTGGGAGAGCCCAGGCTCAGGTCATCCATGAAATCCGTCACGTCGGCCGTTCTCCCTGCCGAGCTTCTCCCTGCCGAGCTTCTCCCAGCGCCTGCCTCGCCTTTGGCTGCCGCTCTGCAGTGCCCGGTCTCTGTTCCTGCGGGGGGGACACGGCGAGTTCAGCATTGATGGGCACTGCCTCAGCAACCAGCACGGTAATTCTCCCAGTCACGGTCAATGAAACagcccaaaaaaaccccagaccaTCTCCCAGTAGTAATTTCAGGAACAAAAAGCCACCTTGCAGCTCTGCAATTCCCTCTCCTGCAGTCATGAAACTGAAACACAGGGTAGTattgaaaaaagaaaggctTCAGTTGAAACCGTGAGTGGTTCTGTATAAAATTTTGGAGAGAAGATCTGTCTGGGTTTTAAGTAATTCCTTCTGCAACACCCTTCTTCCtcaaaaaaggaggaaaatcttGACATTCTTGTAAAGAATTTTCAAGGTGCTTTATTTCCCATCTAGCTTAGATACAGCCCATTTTATCTACGATACAAAACAGTaatttccttccagctcagtaCAAATTGAGCAGATTTCTGCTACAATTCCACCAGAGGTTTTTACTCCAACAAGGTAAAATAACACAATCTTTTAAGCATAGATCCGATAAAATCTTGGCTGCATCGTGTCACAAAACTGGTGGCACAGAGCTCCACATATCCCAGCAGTGTATTCAACAGGCTGCTGTTAAAAATGTTCTACACGGACAGCGCAAAACCCGGCCGGTGATTCAGCGGCCGGGACTCAGCACTTGTTATGGCTCtgtattaataattaaaatggCTGTCCCTGGAGTGGCAGCCATTTTATAGCTACAAAGGTTACTCGGGGTAAGGATCTTACCACAAGACTTAAACCCTGAGTTACGTAACCAGTTCAGTTTAGGGAAGCTCGCTTTGACAACGAGTTTCTATTTAGCGCTTAGTGAACAGCGAAGATAGGCACTAAATCAAACTCCTGCATTAAAATCTGTCATTTAATTTGGGGGACGTTTGTCAGAAACGCTTCTCTCGTTGCTACTCCAGGTAAAGTTTCACTACTTTACGCCATGGCCAAGGTCACGCGGCTGGGACGGGAAGAAGGGAGATCCCCGAGCGCCGCCGGCCATGGGCGGCCCCGTCCCCGGGGCCACGGCCGGTACCGACCCCCCGAGGCCTCGGGGCTCCCTCACTCACCGCTCGGCGCCGCCGGGCACGCCCCGCGCTGGTTCCCCTGAGGCACCTGAGCGCTCCTGCAAGAAAACCAATAGAAGCCCATCAAAACCCATCCCCGAGCGATCCACGGCCCTCACTCCGTAGCGGCCACCGCGTTCGGCCTCacccacctccctccctcccggcCCGGGCCGCCGCCTCACCGGCTCCAGCCCGCTGGGCTGCCCCCGCACAGGTCCTGAGGGGAGAGCCCCGCTTCGTGAGTCACCCCCATAGCGCCGGGCCCGCTGCGCCGGCCGCGGTCGGTGATAGAAGGGCGATAGAAACGCGAAGGGAACAACAacccgcagccgccgccgcccgccagCGACTGAGGGCCGGCCCAGAACCTTCCAGAACTTCCCTCCCGTTACGCAACCGCGCGCTCGCGGCGCACGCGcgggccccgccccccgcccggaaccgcggccccgccccggcgcTCCaggcccgcccccggccccgccccgccccctgCGCGCGCGCTGCGCCTgcgcgcggccgccgccgccgcgtcCCGTGACGGTGCGGGGGATGAGCGGGATTCAGGGACGGGGGCGCGCACGGTGCGGGGGATGAGCGGGGTTCAGGGACGGGGGCGCGCACGGTGCGGGGGATGCGTGGGATTCAGGGACGGGGGCGCGCACGGTGCGGGGGATGAGCGGGATTCAGGCACGGGGGCGCGCACGGTGCGGGGGATGGGCGGGATTTAGGGACGGGGGCGCGCACGGTGCGGGGGATGCGCGGGATTCAGGGACGGGAAATGCGCGGTGCGCGCACCGTGAGTGCGCGGGGTGCGAGAGCGGAGCAGGGTGCGCGGATCGGGGGCGCGCCCCGGTGGCGATGCCCGGTGAGCGGCGGGTCCCCGGGGCTCGGGCGGTCCCCGGGCGGTCCCGGTCCTCGGGCGGTCCCCGGGCGGTCCCGGTCCCCGGGCGGTCCCGGTTCTCGGGCGGTCCCCGGGCGGTCCCGGTCCCCGGGCGGTCCCGGTTCTCGGGCGGTCCCCGGGCGGTTCCCGGTCCCCGGGCGGTCCCGGTCCCCGGGCGGTCCCGGTTCTCGGGCGGTCCCCGGGCGGTTCCCGGTCCCCGGGCGGTCCCGGTCCCCGGGCGATCCCCGGGCGGTCCCGGTCCCCGGGCGGTCCCTGGGCGGTTCCCGGTCCCCGGGCCGTGCCGCTCTCCGGTTTCCTGTCCGGACGGAGCTCCCTTTTCCTCCCGCAGTTGTTGAACCATGTCCGGCTTCCTGGAGAGCCTGCGGTGCTCCGAGTGCGTGGACTGGGGCGAGAAGCGCAACACCATCGCCTCTGTGGCCGCGGGGGTGCTGGTACGGCCCCGCCTTGCTCGGGACTTGGGGaatattttggcttttctgTCGTAAAATGAGAATGATGAGCAGTTTGAGAGTTTCTTCTGCATTGCAAGTGGAAGGATGAGAGGAAacggcctcaagttgtgcctaTAGGTTGGATGAAAGGGGAAATTTTTCCTCtggaagggtggtcaggcaGTGGTGGTGTCACTGTGCCTgggaatgtttaaaaaatatgtggatgtggcatttggggacaCGGTTTAGTGGTTGGAATTGATGATTTTAGAGGGCTGCTCCAAACTTAGCAATtccagggaaaggaacagcGGGAATATATTTGTCCCTGTGTGTAGCAGCAGAACTACTGTCAAAATCTGGTTTCCACCATCCATTTTAtgtttaaatttcagttttaccCAGGAAGTGGGCAGATCCCTGGCTCTGCAGTCAGCTCGATCCCAAATCGACAGGAGAACTAAAGGTGTTGCCACTTCAGTCTGGGTTGGAGGCTCTGAGGGTGTTTAAAtattgatgattttttttgttttcttacagGCAGAGCAAAGGCTGTATCTGTATTTTAAaccctttctttccccccagTTTAAATATTGatggtatttttgtttggtttttttttttttctcacgGGCTGTGTCTGTATTTCAAGCTCTTTCTCTTCCCCCCAGTTTTTCACAGGCTGGTGGATCATCATCGATGCTGCTGTGAAATACCCTCAAGTGGAAGACTTCAACCATTCCTACCACGCCTGTGGAGTCATAGCCACCATTGCATTCCTGATGTAaggccccagcagctcctctgcgCAGTCAGGAATGGCAAGGAGAGAGCTTTCCATGCCACTTTtgtcccctttttccccccaggaTCAACGCCGTGTCCAACGGGCAGGTGCGGGGGGACAGCTACAGCGAGGGCTGCCTGGGCCAGACAGGTACCAGGGCTCAGAGCCACGGGGCCAGCgagcctgcagagctgtgccaggggggGTTTGTGGGGCTGGGGTGTCCCTCAGCTCCAGACATCCCCCATCCCATCAGTTCACACATCCCCCATCCCATTGCAGGGGCTCGCATCTGGCTCTTCCTTGGCTTCATGATGGCTTTTGGGTCCCTCATTGCTTCCATGTGGATCCTTTTTGGGGGGTACGTGGTTAAAGGTAAGACTTGGCtcttggttttttggtttggtttggggtttttttttggaaagtTGGAGGTGTTTTAAATGACTCTTGaattttaggattttatttAGAGGGTTTCTAGGCAGGGCCAGTTTGAGTATTTTGGCCTACACATCACTGTTCTATCACTGATACTGGCATGGATTTGATCTAAGTTCAAACTTCCTCTACAAACCCAGCTCTTGCCCAACTGGGAACTCCATGGATATAATTAAACTGCTGCAGTTTTAAGGGAATAATTCCCTTGGTGAACACTTATTCCCAGAATACAAATGATTTGAGTTCCTGCAGATTGCTCCCAAAGCCTCTCTGCTAAATTAGCTCAAGGGAAAACAGCATGTCAGAAATGGGATAtgctttttttatatatatattttttccaaaaaacattatggagatttttttttttcctcttagaaAAACCAGTGGTGTACCCAGGAATAGCTGTGTTTTTCCAGAATGCATTCATCTTTTTTGGGTAAGACTGTCCTCTTTTATTTGTTTCCCACTTAATTGGATTTTAATGATAAAAACCTGAAACTTGCTGTGATCTGTTTCATCCTGAAGTCCTGTTTTGTAACCAGGCCTGTGTGAATAAATTGGGATCTGGCTGCACAGGAATTGGATTAACAAACACCCCTGGAAATCCTGTGTTTAACACAAGAGGGGTTTGATTTGTGGTGTTTCCACAGGGGCCTGGTGTTCAAGTTTGGTCGCACAGAGGATTTGTGGCAGTGAACCCCCCTGGAGTGCCCTGGGCTTTAACTGCACCCCCCCAAAGTTTTGTAAAACCATTTTGTAAACCTTCCATCGTGTCGAAAGAGAAATCAAGGAAAGCTGAAAGCACTAAATCCAGCTCTattctggttattttttttactcttgTACGTCCACTTCAGTGTTGTGGTGTTTTTGAGAAATGTAAAATTGCTACAAACAACGGTGGAGTCACTTTTCTAAAATGATGTTTGTTACAAATAAAAGGTGAGTGGAATATGGATGTATTTAACCAGCTGTTTCTATGATGTTATTTACAATCCAAGACTTACTaaaactgcattaaaacaaCCTTTTAACAGGTATTTATTAAGTATTTCCTATATCTGGGCAATATAACCATTTCTTCAATTTCAAAACTTGCTGGTGTGTGGCTTTTCTTGTGTAATTCAGAACTGtggtggtttgggatttttttttttgtccccatCCCCTGAATATTTCATTTATCCTGTGGTGATAAAGAGGAAGCAACAACTCACAGTTGTGTGTAGAAGCTTTGGGCACTTGGGGAACTGGGAACAAGGAAAACTGGCCCTTCCTTGCAAGCCTGCATTCCTTCCCTCTGTAGCTGCAGGGATCTGCTCATCCCAGGGAGTGAATGAGGCCAGTGAGCCTCATCAGAGCTCTCAGCCTTGTCACGAGTTCcctcattcattcattcattcattcactcCTCACAAGggtgctgaaggaaaaaaaaaaattaaaaaaaaaaagccaggttTTCACTCCTTTATTAGGTAAGCACTGCTGGAAGATTTTCTGTGTCAACTATTTTTGAAAGTTAAGAAACACTGAGGATGACAATCCAATTAAAAACCAGGGCTTACTGGCAGAGAATCCTCTGTCCCCCAAGTGCCTGCACTTCCAAAATTGGGTGCTGGCTCAAAATTGGAGCAACTGAGGCTCattccccctgtgctgggccaggctgtcccctcccagccacTGCCCCGAGCTCATTTTGTGTTTTACATCTggcagcccccagggctttcAGGAGCACCATCCACAACTGAACTTTTTTGCCATCAGAATTTCCCAACACATCCAGCCCCAGCCAAGTaatgccagatttttttttcagcctggcAGGATGCAGAGTTCTGGCCCTGCTCCAGCTTCACTCATCAAATCCTGGCTTGTCAAGGCCTTCAGCAGAATGAATTCAGCTTAAAAACTTGAGTACTTTGCTAGATGAGAAGTGCTCCTTGAGAAATGACACTTTCCAAATCCATTATTTTGCCTTGTAAACTAAGGAGCTAAAAATAGCTTAATGTTTCCAAGCATTGGGATTGATAAGCCATGAGTGCAGCCAACTTTTTTTGTGCAtgtcttaaaaaaatacttaagggcaaaaaagcagaaaagctgaaTGCATCTGACGATTGCATCTCTGAATTCACCCTCTGGATCTTTCAAGAATAATTGGAACAGTTTAATTTTTGAGTGTCCTTTGGGGTGGCTTTTGTGGGCCTGAGAATTGATGTTTGAGTGCTCTCTGTACCCACCACAGCTGTTCAGTTTTTCTGAGGATAAAGAGGAAAATCTTATCTTGCTCGTTTCTGTCAGCTGGGCTCCTCCCCTCAAAATCCAACAGACAAGTGGGGAAACTGTGAACACAAACATTCTTCTATCAGAACACATCAAATCATCACaggaaaatcccccaaaccaatggaaaagctgattttaaagCTTCTTTTCACCCATTTTTTATTCCTGTCATTCAGATACAGCCTCACATCAGCACCTAAGGGTGCCCAGGGACTGTTTGTGCATCAAAATGTGCTGGGAAAAGGAATAaccctttttctccccatgtTTTTAATTCAAGTACATTGAGTTCTTCATCAAGGTGCTAAATGAACTTCCCCCCAGGGAGTCTGAAATCATTTGGAAACTCACCTCCCAGTAAAACTGATCATCAAAGTACTTTGAGACATGCACAGCTTTAAGCAGTTTGATGTTTAAGATTAAACCTGTtggtagagagagagagagagatccaAAACAAACATAAACACCAGGGCAAGGGCAGGATTGTGTGCAACAGGAGTTTCTTGGCAACATTTATGCAAATGTAACAGCTCCAAACACAAATTCAGACCTAAATCCTTCAGCAGAGCCCCCTGACTCGAGCTGGCCTTAAATACAAAAAGAGGCTTGCCAGGATCAAGGCTTGGGATACTAGAAATGAATTACTTTAGGTAAAAGCCCATTAAACAGCTGCTAGGTTATGAAAATACATCAAAATGA
Above is a genomic segment from Cinclus cinclus chromosome 26, bCinCin1.1, whole genome shotgun sequence containing:
- the RSRP1 gene encoding arginine/serine-rich protein 1 isoform X1 produces the protein MGVTHEAGLSPQDLCGGSPAGWSRSAQVPQGNQRGACPAAPSGTETGHCRAAAKGEAGAGRSSAGRSSAGRTADVTDFMDDLSLGSPKQRGSPARSSSRSSRTSSSSSSSSRSSRSWSRSRSRSRARRSRRCSRSYSRSRSRSRGYRRYRSRYRSRHYRHRYPRHRSRSRSRGCYRRSYSRSRSRSRGRRYYGFGRTIYPEAYRSWRSRSRSRSRSPLHLSEKDKRELLEIAKANAAKALGTDNIVLPASLKISAPAKEIKTEKQEREDSRESAEMLREYRRRGLHPLQISRLLLSKAVQDGCAELLPLAVSLPWGGSLCCDPESSRSCPWGLQLPAFPRGLAQLPRSGAACAPRAQHCCAVALQLLEMRYKTLHRKLCCACWALGQGSP
- the RSRP1 gene encoding arginine/serine-rich protein 1 isoform X2, with product MGVTHEAGLSPQDLCGGSPAGWSRSAQVPQGNQRGACPAAPSGTETGHCRAAAKGEAGAGRSSAGRSSAGRTADVTDFMDDLSLGSPKQRGSPARSSSRSSRTSSSSSSSSRSSRSWSRSRSRSRARRSRRCSRSYSRSRSRSRGYRRYRSRYRSRHYRHRYPRHRSRSRSRGCYRRSYSRSRSRSRGRRYYGFGRTIYPEAYRSWRSRSRSRSRSPLHLSEKDKRELLEIAKANAAKALGTDNIVLPASLKISAPAKEIKTEKQEREDSRESAEQPGSAAEDVTRGGMERTTIQRSISFSPNNTMAKPALQKPVSHAVVKEPVVSPPREDDRKGSPYGQWVPVKKEEKKTFLNFSPKSSLFRAR
- the RSRP1 gene encoding arginine/serine-rich protein 1 isoform X3, translated to MDDLSLGSPKQRGSPARSSSRSSRTSSSSSSSSRSSRSWSRSRSRSRARRSRRCSRSYSRSRSRSRGYRRYRSRYRSRHYRHRYPRHRSRSRSRGCYRRSYSRSRSRSRGRRYYGFGRTIYPEAYRSWRSRSRSRSRSPLHLSEKDKRELLEIAKANAAKALGTDNIVLPASLKISAPAKEIKTEKQEREDSRESAEMLREYRRRGLHPLQISRLLLSKAVQDGCAELLPLAVSLPWGGSLCCDPESSRSCPWGLQLPAFPRGLAQLPRSGAACAPRAQHCCAVALQLLEMRYKTLHRKLCCACWALGQGSP
- the TMEM50A gene encoding transmembrane protein 50A; this encodes MSGFLESLRCSECVDWGEKRNTIASVAAGVLFFTGWWIIIDAAVKYPQVEDFNHSYHACGVIATIAFLMINAVSNGQVRGDSYSEGCLGQTGARIWLFLGFMMAFGSLIASMWILFGGYVVKEKPVVYPGIAVFFQNAFIFFGGLVFKFGRTEDLWQ